A portion of the Chiloscyllium punctatum isolate Juve2018m chromosome 5, sChiPun1.3, whole genome shotgun sequence genome contains these proteins:
- the LOC140477378 gene encoding coiled-coil domain-containing protein 127-like — MNNLNVPEQHWNIFPNHHDGGGDGSKWNYALLVPMLGLAAFRWIWSRESQKEIKQVRAECKNIINATQQDLKLKYEDTIVQNRRLLAYCELEQEKLKSKVQSYREALLAQSRQLVEERKQLEEERVNLEQKKNFLQYSGAAGALYHDMMEREGVWQSKATALIKEFENSLVHRQSLFCSYFKPRQERLDLERKILNQAVRNPIARELDIETGLNDIFKYETHCANVQNTDKRQNGRLMWVYLAYWELQANLQKFKKVEASLLTKQAD; from the exons ATGAATAATCTCAATGTGCCAGAACAACATTGGAATATTTTCCCTAATCACCACGATGGTGGAGGTGATGGAAGCAAATGGAATTATGCTTTGCTGGTGCCTATGCTGGGACTGGCTGCCTTTC GCTGGATCTGGTCCAGAgaatcccagaaggagatcaagcAAGTAAGAGCAGAATGCAAGAATATAATAAACGCAACACAACAAGATCTGAAATTGAAGTATGAAGACACAATTGTTCAGAATCGACGCTTGCTTGCATATTGTGAGTTAGAACAGGAGAAGCTCAAAAGTAAAGTCCAAAGTTACCGTGAAGCCCTGTTGGCACAAAGCCGGCAGCTGGTTGAGGAACGCAAACAACTGGAAGAAGAACGTGTAAATTTAGAACAGAAAAAAAATTTCCTCCAATATTCTGGAGCAGCAGGAGCTTTGTATCATGACATGATGGAAAGGGAAGGAGTGTGGCAAAGCAAAGCAACAGCACTAATAAAAGAATTTGAAAATTCTCTGGTCCATAGACAAAGTCTATTCTGTAGCTACTTCAAACCACGACAAGAAAGACTGGACTTAGAAAGGAAGATACTTAACCAAGCTGTTAGAAACCCAATTGCGAGAGAATTAGATATCGAAACTGGCTTGAACGATATATTTAAATATGAAACACACTGTGCAAATGTGCAAAACACGGACAAAAGACAGAACGGCAGGTTAATGTGGGTGTATCTAGCGTACTGGGAGCTACAAGCTAATCTGCAGAAATTCAAGAAAGTCGAAGCTTCCTTATTGACAAAACAAGCTGACTAA